Proteins co-encoded in one Cytophagales bacterium genomic window:
- a CDS encoding glycosyltransferase family 2 protein, which yields MKEQIELAVIMPVYNEAEIIEYVIKSWIDELKKHEINFQIHAYNDGSTDNTFSILNTIAKKHEILIVHNKANNGHGPTLLQGYRENSNIEWIFQVDSDNEISSDHFSKFWEKREQYDFLIGRRIRRNLSFTRKTISFFSRITIRLFYGKRMGDINSPYRLMKTSKFKDAYNNIPISTFAVNVIIVGVACLKRLKIIEIPVSCQKRKTGEGYSEKLTFFIMTAVISFYQTIRYRYSFK from the coding sequence ATGAAAGAACAGATAGAACTAGCTGTTATTATGCCGGTATATAATGAAGCAGAAATAATTGAATATGTTATAAAAAGCTGGATTGATGAACTAAAAAAACATGAAATTAACTTTCAAATCCATGCATACAATGATGGTTCAACTGATAACACCTTTAGCATTTTGAATACAATAGCAAAGAAACATGAAATATTAATCGTTCACAACAAAGCTAATAATGGACATGGTCCAACACTTTTGCAGGGTTATAGAGAAAATTCAAATATTGAATGGATATTTCAGGTGGATTCTGATAATGAGATAAGTTCAGACCATTTTTCGAAATTTTGGGAAAAAAGAGAGCAATATGATTTTCTTATAGGTAGGAGGATTAGAAGAAATCTTTCTTTTACACGAAAGACCATCAGCTTTTTTTCAAGAATCACGATCAGACTTTTCTATGGAAAGAGAATGGGGGATATAAATTCACCCTATCGTCTGATGAAAACATCAAAATTTAAAGATGCATATAACAATATACCAATTTCTACATTTGCAGTTAATGTGATTATTGTTGGTGTGGCATGCTTAAAAAGATTAAAAATTATAGAAATACCAGTTTCATGTCAAAAAAGAAAAACAGGTGAAGGATACTCTGAAAAATTAACTTTTTTTATTATGACCGCAGTGATCTCATTTTATCAAACCATCAGATACAGATATAGTTTTAAATAG
- the glf gene encoding UDP-galactopyranose mutase produces the protein MNFENFKYLVVGSGFFGSVIAERIANDLNEKVLVIEKRNHIGGNCFSTIDDSTGIEYHKYGTHIFHTSNKKVWDYINRFTEFNGYVHQVLTTYKNKVYQMPINLETINAFYNINLKPFQVDEFIKNEIAKDRIKKPKNFEEKAISLIGKPLYEAFIKGYTIKHWQRDPKLLPESIFNRLPFRKNYNENYYFDRWQGIPLKGYSEIFKKMLNHKNICLKLNIDYFAIREQIPEPMLIIYSGPIDRYFDFKYGNLEWSTLEFCKEVIGVEDYQGTAVMNYADESIKYTRIHEPKHLHAERNYPNDKTLIIKEFSKSDDGHSPFYPINDEKNQKLVLKYRNEAAKLDNVIISGRLGDYKYYDMHHTIAIALDIYEKRVKKTRYNL, from the coding sequence ATGAATTTTGAAAACTTTAAATATTTAGTTGTAGGCAGTGGATTTTTTGGTTCTGTAATAGCTGAGCGAATAGCAAATGACTTGAATGAAAAAGTTTTAGTTATTGAAAAACGAAACCATATTGGTGGTAATTGCTTTTCAACCATAGATGATTCTACAGGTATAGAGTACCATAAATATGGAACACATATTTTTCATACCTCAAATAAAAAAGTCTGGGACTATATTAATAGATTCACTGAATTTAATGGATATGTTCATCAGGTACTCACTACATATAAAAATAAAGTGTATCAAATGCCAATCAATCTGGAAACAATAAATGCTTTTTATAATATTAACTTAAAACCTTTTCAAGTTGATGAATTTATAAAGAATGAAATTGCTAAAGATAGGATTAAGAAGCCCAAAAATTTTGAAGAAAAAGCTATTAGTTTGATCGGAAAACCTCTATATGAGGCATTTATAAAAGGTTATACTATAAAGCACTGGCAAAGAGATCCTAAACTGCTGCCTGAATCCATATTCAACAGATTACCTTTTAGAAAAAATTATAACGAAAATTATTACTTTGACCGATGGCAGGGAATTCCATTAAAGGGTTATTCTGAAATATTTAAAAAAATGCTAAATCATAAAAATATATGCTTAAAGCTCAATATTGATTATTTCGCTATTAGAGAACAAATACCTGAACCAATGTTAATTATTTACAGCGGGCCAATTGACCGTTATTTTGATTTTAAATATGGCAACCTTGAATGGAGCACGCTTGAGTTTTGTAAAGAAGTGATTGGGGTTGAGGATTATCAGGGAACTGCTGTAATGAACTATGCTGATGAATCTATAAAATATACCCGAATACATGAACCAAAACATCTTCATGCTGAAAGAAATTATCCGAATGATAAAACTTTGATCATTAAAGAATTTTCAAAATCTGATGATGGCCACAGTCCTTTTTATCCAATTAATGATGAAAAGAATCAAAAGTTAGTATTAAAGTACCGCAATGAAGCAGCAAAGCTGGACAATGTCATTATCAGTGGCAGGTTGGGAGATTATAAATATTACGATATGCATCATACAATAGCAATTGCATTAGATATTTATGAAAAGAGAGTAAAAAAAACAAGATATAACTTATGA
- a CDS encoding DUF2029 domain-containing protein, whose amino-acid sequence MKNLKILNIIIIILLIASGIRFSLEVYNIKEFGFCDFPVIWNQVLEYINTGILYPFIDNLENNYRADLPLYRYPPIYASLWIPFANLGIGDNIFIYHWILQLALYLFFSFLLIYIAIIGKINKNLIFIIMILTLNYIPFFETLYGLQLETLILLLLALTILFSIKQNRLVPGCTLGIATMLKIYPLIFLIYFVIKKKWNVLISFIITIIVLMIVSILVVGFQEVYDFYFILLPYMFMESAQDTSDNISLEIFFAKLPFLNPLIAKGLSTFTTIILVSFSVFSILQNRKKHQSIEINLLEISLFIPLLLMIYGNSWLNYQLLLMLSFFSIFYYHCILKNIGFKVIIPIFSYIIIQLFTDGFPYVFYIKDIPTELVRYMRFLSTFSLWLYTIFLLKQIKPTYSKAENFMSKI is encoded by the coding sequence ATGAAAAACCTAAAAATACTAAACATAATTATTATAATATTGTTAATAGCCTCTGGCATCAGATTTTCTTTAGAAGTATATAATATTAAGGAGTTTGGATTTTGCGATTTTCCTGTAATTTGGAATCAGGTGCTAGAATATATAAATACTGGCATACTTTATCCTTTTATCGATAATTTGGAAAATAATTACCGGGCTGATTTACCCCTCTATAGATACCCACCAATTTATGCCAGCCTATGGATACCGTTTGCAAATTTGGGTATTGGTGATAATATATTTATTTATCACTGGATTTTGCAATTAGCCTTATATTTATTCTTTAGCTTTTTACTTATTTATATTGCAATAATTGGCAAAATAAATAAAAACCTTATTTTTATAATAATGATACTTACATTAAATTACATTCCATTCTTTGAAACTCTTTACGGATTGCAATTAGAAACGCTGATTTTGTTGCTTCTTGCATTAACAATTCTATTTTCTATTAAGCAAAATCGGTTAGTTCCCGGATGTACATTAGGCATTGCAACCATGTTAAAAATTTATCCTTTAATATTTTTGATATATTTTGTCATTAAAAAAAAATGGAATGTACTGATTAGTTTCATAATTACAATTATCGTTTTGATGATTGTTTCAATATTAGTGGTAGGTTTTCAGGAAGTTTATGATTTTTATTTTATATTGTTGCCTTATATGTTTATGGAATCAGCACAAGATACTTCTGATAACATAAGCCTGGAAATTTTCTTTGCCAAATTACCCTTCTTGAATCCACTAATAGCCAAAGGTTTAAGCACTTTTACCACCATTATTCTCGTTAGTTTCTCTGTTTTTTCAATATTGCAAAATAGAAAAAAACATCAAAGTATTGAGATCAATCTATTAGAGATTTCTCTTTTTATACCTCTTTTGCTTATGATCTATGGAAATTCATGGCTAAATTATCAGCTATTACTAATGCTATCCTTTTTTTCGATTTTTTACTACCACTGTATTTTGAAAAATATTGGGTTTAAAGTTATAATACCTATATTTTCTTACATTATTATACAATTATTCACAGATGGATTCCCTTATGTTTTTTATATAAAAGATATTCCTACAGAATTAGTGCGTTATATGAGATTTCTAAGTACATTCAGTTTGTGGTTATATACCATATTTCTTCTTAAACAAATTAAACCAACTTATTCAAAAGCAGAAAATTTTATGAGCAAAATATGA
- a CDS encoding tetratricopeptide repeat protein — MPKRLAKKVLLIGWDAADWKVINPMLENGQMPALASIINNGVRGNLVTLDPPLSPMLWTSIATGKTADKHGILGFTEPDPEKNSVSAVLSTSRKVKAVWNILTQQGLKTNVIGWWPSHPAEPINGISISNFYQRAREPIDKPWKMMPGTVYPETLTKTFANLRIHPDELTEAHILPFVPNAAKVDQEKDPRIGALSKIIADCASIHAASTWVIENESWDFMGIYYDAIDHFGHGFMKFHPPHLPGIPENLFEMYKDVVVSGYRFHDMMLERLLQLAGPDTTVMVISDHGFHSDHLRPLSLPIEPAAPAFEHSPYGIVAMKGDHIRKNEMIEGATVLDITPTILTLLGLPTGDDMDGHSLVQVFDHEVKLDKISSWEDKPGECGMHSQTTPVTNSEENNEVLDHLVELGYIEKPDENKKKAVENTTKEAQYNLARVYIHKRSYLEAIPILKELCEKNPDQTRFSLRLASCYQNLNKMKECRKIVDNIRSKQKKKLPMLDLLEGTVLLGESKPGIALKYFKKAEKNIKNYPDLYLQIGRGYSQLNQWEDAERAFRKAIDIDPDSAVSHHGLSVSLLRRNRFEEAATEALEAVGLVYNFPFAHYHLGESLIGIKEYKSAAEAFEVCITQAPNIGKARQRLITIYNEHLNKPEKADEHKKILDNMVRKTIYVVSGLPRSGTSLMMQMLESGGMEIYTDGFRKADENNPRGFYEHENVKTLMRNNTWLKETDNKAVKIISHLLHNLPPNYNYKIIFMERDITEVISSQVEMLERQGKANTKNYPLKLELAFKKNLTKVKEWAKIQPNVEMICVKYTDIITDPVKQAEKVGEFLNNSLNIFKMAAVVDTSLYRIRQKK, encoded by the coding sequence ATGCCAAAACGACTTGCCAAAAAAGTACTGCTTATAGGCTGGGATGCTGCCGATTGGAAAGTGATCAATCCAATGCTTGAAAATGGACAAATGCCTGCCCTGGCAAGTATCATTAATAATGGTGTCAGGGGTAATTTAGTCACCCTGGATCCTCCCTTATCCCCCATGTTATGGACATCCATTGCAACAGGTAAAACTGCTGATAAGCATGGTATACTGGGCTTTACAGAGCCCGATCCGGAAAAAAACAGTGTTAGTGCTGTTTTATCCACTTCAAGAAAAGTAAAAGCTGTTTGGAATATTCTGACACAACAAGGTTTAAAAACAAATGTGATCGGATGGTGGCCAAGCCATCCTGCAGAACCAATCAATGGTATCAGTATTTCTAATTTCTACCAGCGTGCAAGAGAACCCATTGATAAACCCTGGAAGATGATGCCAGGCACTGTCTATCCGGAAACCCTCACCAAAACTTTTGCAAATTTACGCATCCATCCTGATGAGCTTACAGAGGCTCATATACTGCCATTCGTACCTAATGCTGCAAAAGTTGATCAGGAAAAAGACCCCAGGATAGGAGCATTATCCAAAATTATTGCAGACTGTGCATCAATTCATGCGGCTTCAACTTGGGTAATTGAAAATGAGTCATGGGATTTCATGGGCATATATTATGATGCCATTGATCACTTTGGCCATGGATTTATGAAATTTCATCCTCCACATCTCCCCGGTATTCCCGAAAATCTCTTTGAGATGTATAAAGATGTAGTAGTAAGTGGTTATCGCTTTCACGATATGATGCTTGAGCGTTTACTCCAATTGGCAGGGCCGGATACAACGGTTATGGTTATTTCTGACCATGGGTTTCATTCTGACCATCTGAGGCCTCTCAGCCTGCCAATAGAGCCCGCAGCACCTGCCTTTGAGCATAGCCCTTATGGTATTGTTGCTATGAAAGGTGATCACATCCGGAAAAATGAAATGATAGAAGGAGCAACTGTATTGGACATTACCCCTACCATTCTTACTTTATTAGGTTTACCAACAGGCGATGATATGGATGGCCATAGCCTCGTTCAGGTTTTTGATCATGAGGTAAAACTGGACAAAATTTCCAGTTGGGAAGATAAACCCGGAGAATGCGGCATGCACTCACAAACAACACCCGTTACAAATTCAGAAGAAAATAATGAAGTCCTGGATCATCTTGTTGAATTAGGTTATATTGAAAAACCTGATGAAAATAAGAAAAAAGCAGTTGAAAATACTACTAAAGAGGCCCAATATAATTTAGCGAGGGTTTACATTCATAAAAGAAGCTACTTAGAGGCAATTCCCATACTTAAAGAGCTTTGCGAAAAAAATCCGGATCAAACAAGATTTTCATTAAGGCTTGCCTCATGCTACCAAAATCTAAATAAGATGAAAGAATGCCGGAAAATTGTTGATAACATTCGCAGTAAACAGAAAAAAAAGCTACCTATGTTAGATCTTTTGGAAGGGACAGTGTTGTTAGGAGAAAGTAAACCGGGAATAGCGCTTAAATACTTTAAGAAAGCAGAAAAAAACATTAAAAATTATCCCGACCTGTACCTTCAGATAGGCAGAGGTTATTCACAATTAAATCAATGGGAAGATGCAGAGCGTGCTTTTAGAAAAGCCATTGATATTGACCCCGACAGTGCTGTATCACATCATGGACTTTCTGTAAGTCTTTTAAGAAGAAATAGGTTTGAGGAAGCCGCGACAGAAGCATTAGAAGCAGTAGGTTTAGTATATAATTTTCCTTTCGCCCATTATCATCTTGGAGAATCATTAATAGGCATAAAGGAATATAAAAGTGCAGCCGAGGCATTTGAGGTTTGCATAACCCAGGCTCCCAATATTGGTAAAGCAAGGCAAAGATTGATCACCATTTATAATGAGCACCTGAACAAGCCTGAAAAAGCAGATGAGCATAAAAAGATCCTTGATAACATGGTTAGAAAAACCATATATGTGGTATCAGGGCTGCCTCGTTCGGGCACTTCCCTTATGATGCAGATGTTGGAATCGGGTGGTATGGAAATATATACAGATGGTTTCAGAAAAGCAGATGAAAACAATCCAAGGGGTTTCTATGAACATGAAAATGTTAAAACATTGATGAGAAATAATACATGGCTGAAAGAGACTGACAATAAGGCTGTGAAAATAATATCTCATTTGTTACACAATCTTCCTCCAAATTACAACTATAAGATAATTTTTATGGAGAGAGATATTACGGAAGTCATATCATCACAGGTTGAAATGCTGGAAAGACAGGGAAAGGCAAACACTAAAAATTATCCTTTAAAGCTTGAGTTAGCTTTTAAGAAAAACCTGACGAAAGTCAAGGAATGGGCAAAAATACAGCCTAATGTAGAAATGATTTGTGTGAAATATACTGATATTATTACTGATCCTGTTAAACAGGCTGAAAAGGTTGGTGAATTTTTAAATAACAGTTTAAATATTTTTAAGATGGCCGCTGTTGTGGATACTTCTTTGTATCGTATTAGACAAAAAAAATAA